A region of the Roseiflexus sp. RS-1 genome:
TTCGACAAATTGCAGGCGGATATTGGCAAGGCAATGTTCAGCATCCCGGCGATCAAAGGGGTTGAGTTCGGCGAGGGGTTCGGTGTCGCATATATGACCGGCTCGACCCACAATGACCCGTTCGTGCGCCGCGATGATGGCACAATCGGAACCGCGTCCAACCATCACGGCGGTATTCTCGGCGGCATCAGCACCGGCGAAGAGATCGTGCTGCGCATCGCTGCCAAACCGCCAGCGTCCATCGCCCGTCCGCAACACACGGTCGATCGCGCCGGAAATCCCGCTGCGATCGAAATCCACGGTCGCCACGACCCGACCGTGCTCCCACGGCTGGTTCCAATCGCCGAGGCGATGCTGGCGCTGGTGCTCGCCGATCACCTGCTGCGGCAACGCCTGGCACGGGTGGACGCTTGATGAAAGAGTCCGCTGCAAAAAGGATAGGTCACCGCAGCGGCGCGGCGTTCGCAGAGGAGGATTCTCTCGCGCATCACGCACCCGCATGCTGCGCCATGCATCCATCGTGGTTCGTTTTCAGGGTTCTCTGCGCTCTCGGCGTCTCAGCGGTGCATTTTTGCAGCGAAGTCATGAAAGCAAATGTGACAGGCTGGGGTTGAGTATGGCTGAACCAACTGTGCGTGAAGGCGATCTGCTCTGGTCGCCCTCCCCCGACATGATGCGCGCCAGTGTTATGCAGCGGTATATCGACTGGCTGGCGCAGACCCGCGGTGTGACATTCGCCGATTACCACGCGCTCTGGCGCTGGTCGGTCACCGAACTGTCCGATTTCTGGCAGTCGATCTGGGATTTTTTCGATATCCAGGCGACGACGCAGCCGCACGCCGTCCTCGCCGACGCCCGCATGCCCGGCGCGGTCTGGTTCCCCGGCGCGACGCTCAACTACGCAGCGCACGCCTTCCGTCACGCCAGCGCCGATCGTCCTGCCATCCTGTTCCAGTCCGAAGGCGAGGCACTTCAGACGCTGACGTGGGCTGAATTGCAGCGCCAGGTCGCCTCGGTTGCCGCTCACCTGGAGATGCTCGGCGTTCGGCGGGGCGACCGGGTGGCAGCCGTGCTGCCAGATACGCCGCATGCCGTCATTGCATTCCTGGCCTGTGCATCCCTCGGCGCCATCTGGTCGAGTTGCTCGCCCGAAATGGGGGTTGCCAGCGTTGCCGACCGTTTCCGTCAGATTGAACCGCGGGTGCTGATCGCCGTTGATGGGTACCGCTACGGCGGTCGGGCGTTCGACCGCCGCGCCGCACTGGCAGAACTGCGCTCGACGCTCACGAGCGTCGAACATGTGGTGATTGTACCGTATCTCGACCCGGACGCACAGGTAGCCGACGCCATCCCGTGGAACGAGTGCCTCCGCCACGACGCATCGCTCCGTTTCGAACCGGTTCCGTTCGACCATCCGCTCTGGATCCTCTACTCATCGGGAACGACCGGTCTGCCCAAGCCGATTGTCCAGGGGCATGGCGGCATCCTGCTCGAACATTTGAAATCGCTGGCGCTGCACCTCGACCTGGGACCGCAGGACCGTTTCTTCTGGTTCACCACCACCGGATGGATGATGTGGAACTTCCTGACCAGCGGATTGCTGGTGGGAAGTACGCTGCTGCTCTACGACGGCAACCCTGCCTGGCCCGATATGCACGCCCTCTGGCGATTCGCTGCCGACACCCGCATGACCCTGTTCGGCACGAGCGCCGCCTACCTCACCGCCTGTCGTAAAGCCAACATTGCACCGGGAACGACGTTCGACCTGTCAAGCCTGCGGGCAATCGGATCGACCGGATCACCGCTGCCGGTCGAAGGGTTCCGGTGGGTCTACGAGCGCGTCAGGCGCGACCTCTGGCTGGTTTCACTCAGCGGCGGCACCGACGTCTGCACCGCCTTCGTCGGCGGGTGCCCGCTGCTCCCGGTGACTGCCGGAGAAATCCAGTGCCGGTGCCTGGGTGCGCGCGTCGACGTCTTCGACGAGCAGGGAAACTCGCTGGTCGGCGATGTCGGTGAACTGGTCGTCACTGCCCCGCTCCCCTCGATGCCGCTCTTCTTCTGGGGCGACGCCGACGGCTCGCGCTACCGTACCAGTTACTTCGACGTCTATCCCGGCGTCTGGCGTCATGGCGACTGGGTCAAACTGACCGAACGCGGAACGCTGGTCATCTACGGTCGTTCCGACTCGACGATCAACCGCCACGGCGTGCGGATGGGTACCAGCGAAATGTACCGTGCAGTCGAAGGCATCGCCGAAGTGCGCGATAGTCTGGTGATCGATCTGGAAAACCCTGACGGAACCGCCACCATGTATCTGTTTGTCGCGCTCGAAACTGGCGTGACTCTCGATGACGCACTGAAAGAGCGCATACGCGCAACGATCCGTGCGGCGCTCTCGCCGCGCCACGTCCCCGATGTCATCATTGCCATTCCCGACGTGCCGCGCACGCTGAACGGCAAAAAACTGGAAGTGCCGATCAAAAAAATCCTGCGCGGCGTTCCTCCAGAAAAAGCAGCCAACCGCGACGCCATGGCCAATCCGCAGACACTCGACGCATTTGTGGAACTTGCAGCCCGACTTCAGAGGTAAAGCGTGGTCATCGGCTTGATCGGCATGGCAGGCATCGGCAAGTCACGCTGGGCGGCGCGACTCGCCGATGCTGGATTCACCACGTTGCACTGCGACGACCTGATTGCGGAACGCCTCCGGATCGAACACAACGCCGACACGGTCACGGTCTACGACATCGGGCGCTGGATGGGGTTTCCGTATGAAGCGCACTATGCCGCACGTGAACGCACCTATCTCGCCTGCGAACAGGAGGTGATGGTCAGGATCGCGGAACGCATCGCCGAAGAGGACAATATCGTCATCGATATGACCGGCAGCGTCATCTACCTCGACGCTGCGCTGATCCAGCGCATCAGGCGACACGCAACGATGGTTTACCTGGCGGATGATCCGGAACTGCGGAAGCAGTTGCT
Encoded here:
- a CDS encoding acetoacetate--CoA ligase, yielding MAEPTVREGDLLWSPSPDMMRASVMQRYIDWLAQTRGVTFADYHALWRWSVTELSDFWQSIWDFFDIQATTQPHAVLADARMPGAVWFPGATLNYAAHAFRHASADRPAILFQSEGEALQTLTWAELQRQVASVAAHLEMLGVRRGDRVAAVLPDTPHAVIAFLACASLGAIWSSCSPEMGVASVADRFRQIEPRVLIAVDGYRYGGRAFDRRAALAELRSTLTSVEHVVIVPYLDPDAQVADAIPWNECLRHDASLRFEPVPFDHPLWILYSSGTTGLPKPIVQGHGGILLEHLKSLALHLDLGPQDRFFWFTTTGWMMWNFLTSGLLVGSTLLLYDGNPAWPDMHALWRFAADTRMTLFGTSAAYLTACRKANIAPGTTFDLSSLRAIGSTGSPLPVEGFRWVYERVRRDLWLVSLSGGTDVCTAFVGGCPLLPVTAGEIQCRCLGARVDVFDEQGNSLVGDVGELVVTAPLPSMPLFFWGDADGSRYRTSYFDVYPGVWRHGDWVKLTERGTLVIYGRSDSTINRHGVRMGTSEMYRAVEGIAEVRDSLVIDLENPDGTATMYLFVALETGVTLDDALKERIRATIRAALSPRHVPDVIIAIPDVPRTLNGKKLEVPIKKILRGVPPEKAANRDAMANPQTLDAFVELAARLQR
- a CDS encoding shikimate kinase; translated protein: MVIGLIGMAGIGKSRWAARLADAGFTTLHCDDLIAERLRIEHNADTVTVYDIGRWMGFPYEAHYAARERTYLACEQEVMVRIAERIAEEDNIVIDMTGSVIYLDAALIQRIRRHATMVYLADDPELRKQLLEEYLARPRPIVWNGMYQPRPDESPAATLARCYPHLVHDRAARYRQIGDVMLEPAYHRNPAFTVADFLAAIKAKG